Proteins co-encoded in one Aspergillus flavus chromosome 2, complete sequence genomic window:
- a CDS encoding thermotolerance protein — MSFPRNYQDTNSNYANASLKRHGADQMEIEDNLFSSDSHPRMGLLSRTLIPSPIIQWILPARLRSEHQNDVVFIGERSLQIKEAVSGFHLEDVTSKSDFDSNIMAAKVINVGTELPWEAQMKLGASAAPVNSEPQIGLPPQILLLSLASRELVFLYYSMSSDQFIHHHRPLPSDVSTFERFGRNIAVEPRSRAIAVSASSDYFGVFTLKQPPVLQSQMAHHQLDPISEERFFRVDGDIIFMEFLYPRPEDDGKILLLLLVAHDQITHAICYEWDASEHLRQASPIVTKRLLPPEDRLPTMLIPLTKTSSFMLVTTSTMAVYKNRLDPRRQPSRYPLGLPDRESRKSPLWTRWARPLRNWLYNQKHDDIYLCREDGQISYLGIGNEGEVENQAHLGQLCCDVDAAFDILHFGNEGGDLLLAAGNTGDGGLFVQKARDHPRCVQKFMNWSPVTDSVIVKSSNQQFPLSADIASDRLFVCSTSSFAQGAIVELRHGIEAQIGLVVSLEGLSGTRDIWTMSTGTNGGVIVLTSDPMSSVLLDLPADFDEEICAIDEADSGLDCGSQTLAAGSTDIGVIVQVTERAIHLGATFESMRSSRFEYGYDQSITVAAVNGSASLIVAAVRDQDGLHLHAKRLTPSGDQLSLTDVGEPLRMHFEPVCISVLTFDFGSLICVGAGNGKIFLYVIENESITFMSEKTMDVAYNEDISKAIDSLAVINKVENGPLKKFVLLCGLRSGILVPFGVTLDSVNAVSSIVMTQATPQRLGHTSLNVQSRGDLALLTCGQGFWQISCAHDSMMPDCTLQRIWITDQNNPAYHPRSIHSFSVANFANSDVEGLSNTLFCIADGQLMVCTIQREEKTVPRRIGLPGSATKLAYSQYLKSLVVAYSRTEFDTDADPIKRFTRSHIEFVDPDSQQAICGPEDKLRPWRPHGAAGEKISCILEWTPKKGDEEYHFIVIGTARKNQQDRGRVIFLQTSRMSSDPSQIECNVKYVHKFEGPVYSIAPYGNFTLMVSTGHEIVPLEPKFSQTRWLRAARYPVPSPAVSMSSHEPYLYMSTSRESLMILNASEEKLVLHAYDRQKHDGLSHVHIGGDMQLTLASSRGGRVSLLTGRRVTENDKMMPVAFCEAHLSTSVTKLSPGTRHSTMPTSSQVIYGTAMNGTVYRFLTLKEKEWRLLHLLQNLCIRDTVICPFTSKRKRQRNPAGYESLEFQPSQMHINGDILNRLSIRGPSYLMYMLVTEEFYSPSTPETGSPQAIYERFLELSKDLLGETSNPVEDVMKWLKRTLHVGF; from the exons ATGTCTTTCCCAAGAAACTACCAGGACACTAACTCCAATTATGCCAATGCCTCCCTAAAGCGCCACGGTGCTGATCAGATGGAGATAGAAGATAACTTATTCTCTTCTGATTCCCACCCGAGAATGGGTCTTTTGTCTCGCACGCTGATACCAAGTCCAATCATTCAGTGGATACTACCTGCGCGCCTGAGAAGTGAACACCAAAATGACGTTGTTTTTATCGGCGAGCGAAGTTTGCAGATTAAGGAGGCCGTGTCCGGTTTCCATTTAGAGGACGTCACTTCAAAGTCGGACTTTGATTCCAATATCATGGCAGCAAAAGTCATCAACGTGGGCACAGAATTACCTTGGGAGGCACAGATGAAATTGGGAGCAAGCGCTGCACCTGTCAATTCAGAGCCGCAGATAGGGTTGCCTCCCCAGATATTGCTGCTAAGTCTCGCCTCAAGAGAACTAGTTTTCCTTTATTATTCGATGTCGAGTGATCAAttcatccaccaccatcggCCCTTACCGAGTGATGTCAGTACATTCGAGCGTTTCGGTCGGAATATTGCGGTGGAGCCAAG ATCTCGTGCTATAGCGGTTAGTGCGTCTTCTGATTATTTTGGTGTCTTTACTTTGAAGCAGCCACCAGTTCTCCAGTCACAGATGGCACATCACCAGCTAGACCCCATATCGGAG GAACGCTTCTTTCGTGTCGATGGTGATATCATATTCATGGAATTTCTCTATCCAAGACCAGAGGATGACGGCAagattctcctccttcttttaGTCGCCCACGATCAGATTACCCATGCGATATGTTATGAGTGGGATGCGAGCGAACATCTGCGCCAAGCTTCTCCAATAGTCACCAAGAGACTACTGCCACCTGAAGACAGACTACCTACAATGCTCATCCCCTTGACCAAAACGTCCTCTTTCATGCTTGTTACAACGAGTACAATGGCTGTATATAAGAACAGGCTAGATCCTCGCAGACAGCCTAGCAGGTATCCGCTTGGTCTCCCTGATCGAGAGTCTCGAAAGTCTCCATTGTGGACTCGTTGGGCAAGGCCATTGCGCAATTGGCTATACAACCAAAAGCACGACGACATATACCTTTGCCGTGAGGATGGTCAAATCTCTTACTTGGGAATCGGCAACGAGGGTGAAGTCGAAAATCAAGCGCATCTTGGACAACTTTGTTGTGACGTCGATGCTGCATTCGATATTTTACACTTTGGTAACGAGGGTGGtgatctcctcctcgccgCTGGCAACACAGGAGATGGTGGTCTATTCGTCCAAAAAGCTCGAGATCATCCTAGATGTGTCCAAAAATTCATGAACTGGTCCCCTGTCACGGACTCTGTAATTGTGAAGTCGTCTAATCAGCAATTTCCGTTGTCTGCAGACATCGCTAGTGATCGACTGTTTGTTTGCTCCACTTCATCTTTCGCACAGGGTGCAATCGTTGAACTGCGTCACGGGATTGAGGCGCAGATAGGCTTGGTCGTCTCTTTAGAGGGACTGTCGGGAACAAGAGACATATGGACAATGTCGACTGGCACAAATGGCGGTGTTATCGTGCTAACATCCGATCCTATGTCTTCGGTCCTCCTGGACCTACCGGCCGATTTCGATGAAGAGATATGTGCTATTGATGAGGCGGATTCCGGCCTGGACTGTGGCTCCCAGACATTGGCGGCAGGAAGCACCGATATAGGTGTTATTGTTCAGGTGACGGAAAGGGCGATTCATCTGGGGGCAACCTTTGAATCGATGCGGAGCTCTCGTTTTGAGTATGGTTATGACCAGAGTATCACTGTTGCTGCCGTAAATGGCTCTGCATCTCTTATTGTCGCCGCAGTTCGCGACCAAGATGGACTGCACCTTCATGCTAAAAGGCTAACCCCATCTGGCGACCAACTTTCTTTAACCGATGTGGGTGAGCCGTTAAGGATGCATTTCGAACCCGTCTGCATCTCTGTCCTAACTTTCGACTTTGGGTCTCTCATATGCGTGGGTGCGGGCAATGGGAAGATATTTCTCTATGTCATAGAGAATGAATCTATCACGTTCATGTCCGAGAAAACCATGGACGTAGCGTATAATGAGGACATATCCAAGGCAATTGATAGCCTTGCAGTTATCAACAAAGTAGAAAACGGGCCGTTGAAGAAGTTTGTCTTGCTTTGCGGTCTACGAAGCGGCATCCTGGTTCCATTCGGTGTGACGTTAGACAGTGTTAATGCCGTGTCTTCTATTG TGATGACCCAGGCGACCCCGCAAAGATTAGGGCATACTTCACTCAATGTACAGAGCAGAGGAGACCTTGCATTGTTGACGTGTGGGCAAGGATTTTGGCAAATATCATGTGCACATGACAGTATGATGCCGGACTGTACTCTTCAGAGGATTTGGATCACGGACCAGAATAAT CCTGCCTACCACCCAAGAAGTATCCACAGCTTTTCAGTCGCCAATTTTGCGAATTCAGACGTGGAAGGTCTCTCTAATACGCTTTTCTGCATTGCAGACGGGCAGCTTATGGTTTGTACTATACAGCGGGAGGAGAAGACTGTCCCCAGGAGAATAGGGTTGCCAGGCAGCGCCACTAAGCTGGCATATTCTCAGTATCTGAAGAGCTTGGTTGTGGCATACAGCCGAACTGAATTCGACACTGACGCGGATCCTATCAAGCGCTTCACGCGGTCTCACATTGAGTTCGTCGATCCTGATTCACAGCAAGCCATCTGTGGTCCGGAGGATAAACTCAGGCCCTGGAGACCGCATGGAGCAGCTGGAGAGAAAATCAGTTGCATTCTAGAGTGGACACCCAAGAAAGGTGATGAGGAATATCACTTCATTGTTATTGGTACGGCCCGTAAAAACCAGCAGGACCGAGGCCGGGTCATTTTTCTACAAACGTCAAGGATGTCGTCAGATCCTTCGCAAATCGAATGTAACGTGAAATATGTTCACAAATTTGAGGGACCGGTTTATTCGATCGCACCATATGGTAACTTTACTCTAATGGTTTCAACTGGGCATGAGATCGTACCATTAGAACCCAAATTTTCACAGACCAGATGGCTTAGGGCAGCAAGGTACCCTGTGCCGTCTCCAGCGGTTTCTATGAGCTCTCATGAGCCCTACTTATACATGTCAACTTCAAGGGAATCTCTTATGATCCTGAATGCATCTGAGGAAAAACTGGTGCTCCATGCTTACGATCGGCAGAAACATGACGGGCTCTCCCATGTCCATATTGGAGGAGATATGCAACTCACACTTGCCTCCAGTAGAGGTGGTCGGGTCAGTCTTTTGACTGGGAGAAGAGTAACTGAGAATGATAAGATGATGCCTGTAGCATTTTGCGAAGCACATCTTTCTACGTCTGTAACGAAGCTCAGCCCAGGCACCCGGCACTCCACTATGCCTACCAGCTCCCAAGTTATCTATGGGACAGCCATGAACGGTACAGTTTACCGCTTCTTGacactgaaggagaaggaatggcGTTTGCTGCATTTGCTGCAAAATTTGTGCATCCGCGACACAGTCATATGCCCTTTTACGTCGAAAAGGAAACGGCAGCGGAATCCTGCAGGATACGAATCCCTTGAATTCCAGCCTTCTCAGATGCACATTAATGGGGATATATTGAATCGTTTATCAATCCGAGGGCCGAGCTATCTAATGTACATGCTGGTTACGGAAGAGTTCTACAGCCCCTCGACTCCAGAAACTGGCTCGCCACAGGCCATATATGAACGGTTTTTGGAGCTGTCGAAGGATCTCCTTGGAGAAACTTCGAACCCGGTTGAAGATGTAATGAAGTGGCTCAAGCGCACACTACATGTGGGATTCTAG